In Arachis stenosperma cultivar V10309 chromosome 1, arast.V10309.gnm1.PFL2, whole genome shotgun sequence, one DNA window encodes the following:
- the LOC130932719 gene encoding uncharacterized protein LOC130932719, with protein MRLSLGDNNNIQELINFAEWLLKIGDDLAGDTTGGESIVHIPSDILVKNSETALDDLIDFVYPDMLSNLSVENYFKDRAILAPTLDCVTDVNNKMTAGLPGQERVYLSSDSVCAEEGNMKFELDTFSPEILNGINCSGLPPHKLVLKVGAPVMLLRNIDQTNGLCNGMRMQVRRMKNHVIECKTLTGNKAGSIVLIPRLNLIPNNETLPVRFQRRQFPIIMSFAMTINKS; from the coding sequence ATGAGATTGTCACTAGGTGACAACAACAATATACAAGAACTCATAAATTTTGCAGAATGGCTACTAAAAATTGGTGATGATTTGGCTGGTGATACAACAGGTGGTGAATCGATCGTTCATATACCATCTGACATTTTGGTTAAGAACTCTGAGACAGCTTTGGATGACCTCATTGATTTCGTGTATCCAGATATGTTATCCAATTTATCCGTTGAAAATTATTTCAAGGATAGAGCAATTCTCGCACCAACTTTGGATTGTGTCACTGATGTCAACAACAAGATGACTGCAGGGTTACCTGGACAAGAAAGAGTCTACTTAAGTTCAGACTCTGTGTGTGCTGAAGAGGGAAATATGAAATTTGAGTTAGATACTTTTTCGCCGGAGATTCTAAATGGAATAAATTGTTCAGGTCTACCACCACACAAGTTGGTTCTGAAGGTTGGCGCTCCTGTTATGTTACTGCGGAATATAGATCAAACTAATGGTTTGTGCAATGGAATGAGGATGCAAGTTAGAAGAATGAAAAACCATGTGATAGAATGCAAGACTTTAACTGGTAACAAAGCTGGAAGTATTGTTCTTATCCCAAGACTAAATCTAATTCCAAATAATGAAACATTGCCGGTCAGGTTTCAAAGAAGACAATTTCCAATTATCATGTCATTTGCAATGACAATAAATAAGTCCTAG
- the LOC130932728 gene encoding uncharacterized protein LOC130932728, which yields MRLALIIVSAVMLSVTFAGFLCSLLGIQCLVYFLVVIGWILVACTFILCAGFLFLHNVIGDTCVAMDEWVQHPTAHTALDEILPCVDNSTAQQTLLGSKVVIGQIVDAIDLFISDGLNQDLPLLEFNQSGPEIPLVCNPFQSCNKLQQVTLQDANAVWKNYTCKASSWGRCVSVGRMTPTVYTQLGALVNVTYGLYHYGPFLSDLVDCTFVRETFSAITHNYCPSLSLFTKWIYFGLLVVSVAVMFSLIFWIIYHTHHRHRRYTKTMRYIVR from the exons at GAGATTGGCCCTTATCATTGTTTCTGCTGTTATGCTCTCTGTTACATTTGCTGGATTCT TATGTTCCTTACTTGGGATACAGTGCCTTGTATACTT CCTAGTAGTTATTGGATGGATTCTAGTTGCATGTACCTTCATACTTTGTGCTGGATTTCTCTTTCTTCATAA TGTGATTGGGGATACATGTGTTGCAATGGATGAGTGGGTGCAGCATCCAACTGCACATACAGCTCTGGACGAGATTCTTCCATGTGTAGATAACTCAACTGCACAACAAACCTTGCTAGGAAGCAAGGTTGTGATTGGTCAAATAGTTGATGCAATAGATCTCTTCATTTCGGATGGTCTGAACCAAGACCTTCCATTACTCGAATTCAACCAATCGGGTCCTGAAATCCCTCTTGTGTGCAACCCATTCCAGAGTTGCAACAAGCTGCAACAAGTGACATTGCAAGATGCCAATGCTGTGTGGAAGAATTACACATGTAAAGCTTCTTCATGGGGAAGGTGTGTGAGTGTTGGTAGAATGACTCCAACAGTGTACACACAATTAGGGGCATTAGTGAATGTGACGTATGGTTTATATCATTATGGACCGTTTTTGAGTGATTTAGTGGACTGCACTTTTGTCAGGGAAACCTTCTCAGCCATAACACACAATTATTGCCCTTCACTAAGCTTGTTTACTAAATGGATTTACTTTGGATTACTGGTGGTTTCTGTAGCCGTAATGTTCTCTTTGATTTTCTGGATCATCTACCACACACACCACCGCCATCGTCGCTACACCAAAACCATGCGTTACATTGTCAGATAG